A section of the Girardinichthys multiradiatus isolate DD_20200921_A chromosome 5, DD_fGirMul_XY1, whole genome shotgun sequence genome encodes:
- the si:zfos-169g10.2 gene encoding somatostatin receptor type 5 yields the protein MELIQATQRSLVPQEESTVAWNNSSVVLYYHPLLSTIPYALIPSITEAEESFLFNSSCFNSTKSTPTSLPGLAGIFIPLIYGIVCIVGLVGNTLVIHVIVNYTKNESVTNIYILNLAIADELFMLGLPFLAAQNALLSWPFGSLMCRVVMTVDAFNQFTSIFCLTVMSVDRYLAVVHPIRASWWRRPHVAKAISATVWLGSFVVVLPVVVFADVLKDDGNCSIVWPEPAKVWKTSFIVYTCTVGFFCPLLVISLCYLLIIIKVRNVGRRTQTTSSRRRRSERKITRMVVVVVAVFVFCWLPFYALNILNLLVVLPGDFRGLYYFVVVLSYANSCANPILYGFLSDNFKRGFRKALCRASRKVKNNDRAATEVQQPTEEWGGIVLLPHKRLPNMHGKYCGEVDVMEEAVGAEGGLQMREKGRLSLKRQNSKAEDTKSIVMQTANSELTPGVDDPEVTLSKPSKSRNRTSQTEEILDKNSVLDISCL from the exons ATGGAGCTCATCCAGGCCACTCAGCGTTCCTTAGTGCCACAGGAAGAATCCACAGTTGCCTGGAACAACAGCTCAGTCGTACTTTACTACCATCCACTGCTTTCCACTATTCCCTATGCACTGATTCCCAGCATCACTGAAGCTGAagaatcttttctttttaacagcagcTGTTTCAACTCTACTAAAAGTACACCTACATCACTGCCTGGCTTGGCAGGAATTTTCATTCCTCTTATTTATGGGATAGTTTGTATAGTTGGTTTAGTGGGGAACACTCTGGTCATCCATGTTATTGTAAACTACACAAAGAATGAGTCAGTCACAAACATCTACATCCTCAATCTTGCTATTGCAGATGAACTTTTTATGCTAGGTTTGCCCTTTTTGGCAGCCCAAAATGCTCTTCTATCTTGGCCCTTTGGCTCCCTGATGTGCCGTGTTGTGATGACAGTAGATGCCTTTAACCAGTTTACCAGCATATTTTGTCTCACTGTAATGTCAGTCGATCGATACTTGGCTGTTGTCCACCCCATCCGGGCCTCCTGGTGGCGACGCCCCCATGTAGCAAAGGCTATTAGTGCCACAGTATGGCTAGGGTCCTTTGTGGTAGTGCTGCCAGTGGTGGTCTTTGCAGATGTGCTAAAGGACGATGGAAACTGCAGCATTGTGTGGCCTGAACCAGCGAAAGTGTGGAAGACATCTTTTATTGTCTACACGTGCACTGTTGGCTTCTTCTGTCCTTTGCTTGTCATCTCTTTATGCTACCTGCTGATCATAATCAAG GTGAGGAATGTTGGAAGGCGGACCCAGACCACATCCTCTAGACGCAGAAGGTCGGAGCGAAAAATCACCAGAATGGTGGTCGTTGTTGtagcagtgtttgttttctgttggcTACCGTTCTATGCTCTTAACATTCTAAACCTCCTTGTGGTCCTGCCTGGAGACTTCAGAGGGCTCTActattttgttgttgtgcttTCATATGCAAATAGCTGTGCCAACCCCATATTGTATGGTTTTCTGTCAGACAACTTCAAGAGAGGCTTCAGGAAGGCCTTGTGCCGCGCTTCACGCAAGGTGAAGAACAATGACAGGGCTGCCACTGAGGTACAGCAACCAACAGAGGAGTGGGGCGGCATTGTGCTCCTGCCACATAAGAGATTACCCAACATGCATGGGAAATATTGTGGTGAAGTTGATGTAATGGAAGAAGCTGTTGGAGCAGAAGGTGGCTTGCAAATGAGAGAAAAGGGTAGATTGTCACTGAAAAGACAAAACTCCAAAGCAGAAGATACTAAATCCATTGTTATGCAGACAGCTAATTCTGAACTGACTCCAGGTGTTGATGATCCTGAGGTGACTCTTTCTAAGCCCAGTAAAAGTAGAAACAGGACCTCACAAACTGAAGAAATCCTGGACAAAAACTCTGTGCTTGATATCAGCTGCCTGTAA